In a single window of the Heliangelus exortis chromosome 1, bHelExo1.hap1, whole genome shotgun sequence genome:
- the LOC139787742 gene encoding uncharacterized protein, with translation MYVHVCVCMLHSDTGTPPGPLFSNPAVVCLLTTPAKCHREPGSESSPGSRACPRSALAGGREGRDEVGRSLPCWGLYRVRSIRGGSFPYAGAIPQPLLGSVRLFGVSGPSPLPQVLMSFLGEGDRGRGPLPEEERGGMGFHRLISHPSSLARYPWGPVSDASRQPGGCSRVGLSSPRYPDPTELPARLSRSQPCLRSPFSFSRAAATGCLWPEGASWCLERELRSSSERNTASQKQLWGNKVLVIPPESNHFGVSGGAKCFRERCFSGQSRGRLPLRLG, from the coding sequence atgtatgtgcatgtgtgtgtgtgtatgctgCATTCCGACACAGGAACACCTCCCGGACCACTCTTTTCAAATCCCGCCGTGGTATGTTTATTGACGACCCCTGCAAAATGTCACCGGGAGCCAGGATCGGAGTCGTCCCCGGGGAGCAGAGCTTGCCCGCGGAGCGCTCTGGCTGGCGGGCGGGAGGGCAGAGATGAGGTAGGgagatccctgccctgctggggacTCTATAGAGTGCGGAGTATAAGGGGAGGAAGCTTCCCATATGCCGGTGCgatccctcagcccctcctggggAGCGTTCGCCTGTTCGGGGTCAGTGGCCCGTCACCGCTGCCCCAGGTCTTAATGTCCTTCCTCGGGGAGGGAGATCGAGGGCGCGGGCCACTGCcggaggaggagaggggaggcaTGGGCTTTCACCGGCTCATTTCCCACCCCTCTTCCCTGGCTCGGTACCCCTGGGGTCCGGTCTCCGATGCGTCCAGGCAGCCGGGAGGATGCTCCAGGGTCGGGCTCAGCTCGCCTCGCTACCCCGACCCGACTGAGCTCCCGGCAAGATTGAGCCGGTCCCAGCCGTGCCTCCggtctcctttttctttctcccgTGCAGCCGCCACGGGGTGCTTGTGGCCAGAAGGAGCGAGCTGGTGCCTTGAGAGGGAGCTCAGATCAAGCAGCGAGAGAAATACTGCCTCTCAGAAACAACTCTGGGGCAACAAGGTCCTGGTGATCCCCCCGGAGTCCAACCATTTTGGAGTCTCTGGAGGGGCAAAGTGCTTTCGGGAACGTTGTTTCTCCGGCCAAAGTCGAGGCCGGCTACCTCTCCGTCTAGGGTAA